The Peptococcaceae bacterium 1198_IL3148 nucleotide sequence GTCGGAGGCAGGGTGGCGCATAGGACGTGCGCCACCGGCAACTGAGCCATGGACGGCGAATCTGCCGGGAACCCTGCCGGAGACAGCCGGATAAGCTTTAGTTCGGTCTGCGAAACTATCTAAAAAGTGAGCGGTGCAGTCGCAGCCGGGTTCTACCGCAACCTAAATTCCAACAGCTAAACAAAAATCCAACCACCGCAAAAGACACCAGTTTTAAATATCAGTATATATACCCATTTGCCTGCCAGCCTCTCGGTCATTGTTTACTTGGCTGTGAAAAAGTTGTTCTAAACTGGGCTCTTTGGCTTCGTGATGTATTTGGGAGATTACCTCTGTCACACCCCTGGCCTTTAAGGCCGCTTCCATCGCCGCTTGCTCTTCCATGGCGTTGGTACAGTGCCCCATCAAGAACACTTTGCCACCAACGCTTTTAACGCCTATATGTTTTAAATTCACCCGCGGGTCAGCATTGAGTTCTTCCATAACTTCGAAGGCAACGCCCCGATCGGTTATTTGGCCATCGGTGGAGATGGCAATACCATTTTCTATCCTTTTAATACCATTTACCCTAGATACAACTTCATTAGCCCGGTTTTTATCTGAAACTGTGTCCACAATCCCGGTAAGTTGCACCTCACCGTCAACAACGTCGGCCTTTATATCATAAGCCCTCATTTCAGCATCTGCTTCCAAATAAGCATTTACTAAACGCTTTAATTCGTCATCCTTTGATTTTTGCATACTAATCTCCCTTCTTAAAATGATTATTTTCCTTTCATATTATCCCCGGTGTAAGTTTAAATAAATGACAGCGTTCAATATCACCCTTGAAAATATTGTATCTTTAGCTTTATTCTGTTCAACATAAAAAAACTATATTAGCTAAAAATATTAAAAATAGCGTGAGGAGGATTTGTAAAATGGCAGGAGGTTCAATAGATATTAACCCAGGCTATCAAAACCCTAAACTGGAAGAAAACCTGCACCGGCCAGTGGGTGCACCTCGGGCCAGAGAAATTAAGTCCCAAAAAGCACAGTTAAATAGCACTCACCGTCATGGTACCCAAAAGGATTATAAAATTGGCATGGAATTAAAAACCGGCGTTAAAGAAAGAAAATAATTAAAAATTTCTTTGAAAAATGCCTTGACTGATTATAA carries:
- a CDS encoding BON domain-containing protein, with protein sequence MQKSKDDELKRLVNAYLEADAEMRAYDIKADVVDGEVQLTGIVDTVSDKNRANEVVSRVNGIKRIENGIAISTDGQITDRGVAFEVMEELNADPRVNLKHIGVKSVGGKVFLMGHCTNAMEEQAAMEAALKARGVTEVISQIHHEAKEPSLEQLFHSQVNNDREAGRQMGIYTDI